The bacterium genomic sequence AAGTTCAGAAACTTCGGGCGCAAATCGCTGCAGGAGCTTACCCAAATCCTCGAAGAGAAGGGCCTGCATTTCGGCATGGACGTGGACCGCTACCTGCGCGCGGACAGCGAATAGACACAGGGAAAACTATGCGACATCGAAAAGACCTCAAAAAACTGGGACGGACTTCCAGCCACCGCAAGGCCATGCTTTCTAACCTGGTCAGCTCGGTCTTCGAACACAAGCACGTGCGCACCACCACTGCCAAGGCCAAGGAAGTGCGCCGCGTGGTGGATCGCATGATTACGCATGCCAAGAAGAACACCGTGGCAGCCCGGCGCCTGGTTTTCAACGAACTGCGCCGGCGTGACATCGTCAAGAGCCTGTTCGATGACATCGCGCCGAAGTACGCCACTCGCAACGGCGGCTACACTCGCGTGCTGAAGATCGGCCGCCGCCAGGGTGACGGTGCGGAGCTTTCGATTCTCGAATTGGTGGGTTATGAAGGCGTGCAGCTCGAAAAACAGCAGGCCGCGGCCGAAAAGCGCGCGGAGCGCAAGAAACGCAAGAAGGAAGAAGTGAAAGCCGAAGCCGAGCGCCAAGCCAAGGCGGAACGCCCCGAAAAAGAAGAGTGAATTCCTCACATCTCTTTCATGATACTCGCATGACAACCTGCCCGCGCCAGGCTGAACCTCGCCGTTGCCCATTCGGTAAGGTCACACCTGGCGTTTTCGTTTCCGACGATTTCGGTCCGGAGAGGTGAAATGGCCACCGCCACAGCACGTCAGATTCGGGCGCCGCGCGGCACCACCCTTTCCTGCAAGGGCTGGGTGCAGGAAGCGGCATTGCGCATGTTGATGAACAATCTCGATCCCGAGGTCGCTGAGATTCCGGAAGCGTTGGTGGTTTACGGCGGCCGCGGCAAGGCGGCGCGCAACTGGGAATGCTTCGACGCCATTGTGCGCTGCCTGCGCGCGCTGGAGTCCGATGAAACCCTGCTGGTGCAATCCGGCAAGCCGGTGGGCGTGTTTCGCACGCATGCGGAGGCGCC encodes the following:
- the rplQ gene encoding 50S ribosomal protein L17 — translated: MRHRKDLKKLGRTSSHRKAMLSNLVSSVFEHKHVRTTTAKAKEVRRVVDRMITHAKKNTVAARRLVFNELRRRDIVKSLFDDIAPKYATRNGGYTRVLKIGRRQGDGAELSILELVGYEGVQLEKQQAAAEKRAERKKRKKEEVKAEAERQAKAERPEKEE